From a single Pseudalkalibacillus hwajinpoensis genomic region:
- a CDS encoding SgcJ/EcaC family oxidoreductase — MEAEKMKLVNGVYELLIGAWNDRNAEGMARLFTEDGEIIGFDGSHSVGPREILAHLSPIFKNHPTAPYLSKVKDVRFIGKDVAILRAIAGMIPPGESDIKPEVNTHHTLIAVKHAEGWKIELFQNTPAQFHGRPELVEQMTNELREWMNR, encoded by the coding sequence ATGGAAGCAGAGAAAATGAAATTGGTCAATGGTGTTTACGAGCTACTTATAGGTGCCTGGAATGATCGTAATGCAGAAGGGATGGCTCGTTTGTTTACAGAGGATGGAGAAATAATCGGATTTGATGGAAGTCACTCAGTTGGTCCACGGGAAATCCTAGCTCACTTAAGTCCGATTTTCAAAAATCATCCGACAGCTCCTTATCTATCAAAAGTAAAGGATGTTCGCTTCATAGGTAAAGATGTGGCTATCCTTAGAGCAATTGCGGGGATGATCCCGCCGGGTGAATCTGACATTAAACCAGAGGTGAATACTCACCACACGCTAATCGCTGTCAAGCATGCAGAAGGGTGGAAAATTGAATTGTTTCAAAATACACCCGCACAATTTCACGGAAGGCCAGAATTGGTTGAACAAATGACAAATGAATTGAGAGAATGGATGAATCGATAA
- a CDS encoding DUF421 domain-containing protein: MILPIKILTLYLVTIAIMRLMGKSTIVQMTPYDLVAIIIVGTVASEPLISTEFWPTIYALVILVTLHILFSKLTLWQMGNHFFLGEPTILVKHGEIVEDNIEKSRLSVAQLLSILRSKGYPKIADIDYAMLEPIGEVSVIPKVGNTPVTVQHLEISIDDEGLPISVVIDGKVQLKNLELLGKTREWLMDQLEANHVQVKDIIYAYVNEKTKKLNINKRC; the protein is encoded by the coding sequence CTCGTTACAATTGCGATTATGAGGTTAATGGGAAAGTCAACAATCGTCCAGATGACACCCTATGATTTAGTCGCTATTATCATCGTTGGCACTGTAGCATCTGAGCCTTTAATTAGTACAGAATTTTGGCCAACGATTTATGCCTTAGTGATTCTTGTAACGCTGCATATTCTATTTTCTAAGTTAACGCTATGGCAAATGGGAAACCATTTCTTTCTCGGAGAACCAACGATTCTTGTGAAGCACGGTGAAATTGTGGAAGACAATATTGAAAAATCCAGATTATCAGTCGCACAGCTTCTCTCCATTTTAAGAAGTAAAGGTTATCCTAAAATTGCTGATATTGATTATGCCATGCTTGAGCCAATTGGAGAAGTTAGTGTGATCCCAAAAGTTGGGAATACTCCTGTCACGGTACAGCATTTAGAGATATCCATAGATGACGAAGGATTGCCGATCTCGGTTGTGATTGATGGGAAAGTTCAATTGAAAAATCTTGAACTGCTAGGGAAAACGAGGGAATGGTTAATGGATCAACTTGAAGCGAATCATGTTCAAGTTAAGGACATTATTTATGCTTATGTGAATGAGAAAACGAAGAAGTTAAACATCAATAAAAGGTGCTGA